In Lactuca sativa cultivar Salinas chromosome 5, Lsat_Salinas_v11, whole genome shotgun sequence, the DNA window CTATACACATGCCTCTTTTCGTttatattgtgtgtgtgtgtgttggtacTTAGGATCCAAGTACCCAAGTGTGCCCTGAACAACAGTGTTGACATTTTCTTCTTTTATAGAAAACAACATGGAAATACCAAAATCAGACAATTTTGCACTGAAGTCATCATCTAATAATATATTTGCAGACTTGACACCTCTGTGCATGATGGGGGTGGTGGCATGAGAATGAAGGTATGCAAGTGCAGATGCAGCTTCTGCAACAAGCCTCAATCGAGTCTCCCATGATGACCAACTCGTTCCACCCTCTTCATTATGAATGTGATGGAAAAGTGTGTTATTGGGATTGAACTCATACACTAGTATCGGTACCTTATCTTCCAAACGACAGCCCAACAGTTTAATGACATTTCCATGGATGATTTTCGTTATTACCAATACCTCATTGATAAATTGTTCCTTTTCGGTCTTACCCACCGAAATAGACTTCTTTATTGCAACAACGCGTTTATCCGACAGTACTCCTTTATAAACAACCCCAAAACCTCTTCGCCCCACAATTCGCTCATTTGAATAGTTATCGATTGCTTTTCGAAGTTGTTCGATGCTATATACAGTCATGGTGTAAGTATCGTCTTGTGAATTCAGTTTTTGTTTGAGAAGCACACCACCATTTTGCTCAAAAAACTTCTCTCGTAGCTTCATAAGTTTCCTCTTCTGGATGCTAAAGAATATCCTAATGATCCAAGCTAATGCCAACATAACCCCAACCAAAGCTACATggaaaaatatatgaaaaatgatCAATTAACTAGATGAATACTAAACATGGGAACATCATTTGCAATAAAGCCACCTTTCCGACAATTATGTATACCACGAAGTATTACAACTTATCTTGCAAAAATTAGTTGACAAAATAAATTATCAACTTTAATGCATTGGTCAAAAGGATTTGTGACCATACACATTTTGACTTGCAATGCTTAATTTATCATGCCTAATTATATGATGTTAGATTTAAGTATTTAACACatcattaattaataataatacttgTGTGAAGTATACCAACAGAGAATACCACCactggaaattttgattttttagcaACCGGTCGACAGCCGTATTTTTCATTGACTTCgccttaacaaaaaaaaaaaagaaaaataaataattcattttgcgaaataaaaaaaaagaaataagtattttttggattgaaaacaaaagTAGGTACAATAAATTTTTAGTTAAGATGTTTGCCTTTATAAGAAGAAACACACATTACCTTTTTACACATTTAAATGTAAATGAATATCATAAATTTTTACACATAAAAATAGTCAAGGATGGGTTCAAACGCAGATTTTTACACGGAAAAAGTAGTATTGGATAGAGTAGAACATAGAACCTATATAATGTTTAGTTTTGGATAGAGTAGAACATAGAACCTATATAAGTTTATCTTCGTTTACAACCTAACTCAaatcaaatatttataaaaaattagTTTCTATACACATTACAACTTAACCTATATAAGTTTATCTTCGTTTACAACCTAACTCAaatcaaatatttataaaaaattagTTTCTATACATTAGCAACAAACGAATTTGTCCAATTAAACTCAATTCATTTATATACATTAGCAAGCCAACAAATTCTTActtttttatttaaagaaaacgTTATATATTGATTTTTGGTGATCTGTTTATAGTCTAATTAAATCGGACATCTTGACCAACCAATTTTTCTAACCTAATTTTCTATACATTTGAAGGAAAATGTAAGGCCAATTTCgcaaatttttttatatatttgtggGAAACATGTACACTGAAGAAGCAAAATTCATGAATAAATGTTAACTGTATGaagaaaaaaatcataaaatatattaGTTTCGGCCACTTGAGAAAAGTAATTtcgaaaaaataatatattttgacaAAATAAATTATCAACTTTGATGCATTGGTCAAAAGGATTTGTGACCATACACATTTTGACTTGCAATGCTTAATTTATTGTGCCTAATTATATGATGTTAGATTTAAGTATTTAACACATCATTAATAATAATACTTGTGTGAAGTATACCGACAGAGAATACCACCacagaaaattttgattttttagcaACCGGTCGACAGCCGTATTTTTCATTTGACTTAACCTTCATGTTCTTGCAAACATGTACACAAGCATGGAATCATGTCATCCCCACTTTCAACCTCTGTGATTTATGTGCTTTCAAGGGGAAGATATATACTGATGACAATGCACTTGGCTTATTTGAAATGAGACTAGATCCCAACCCCAGACTGATATTACTCAAAACCAAGAATAAACTAAAGTTGGACTTGTGTAATGCATTTGAACGTTTCGGTGAAAGCTTTTATGTGTTTCACATGTAAGATATCCATACGAGGTTCTCAAGGAACTAGATTTTGGTGAAAAGACAATAGAAGAACATGGTTTCATTGCCATCTCAAACTATGGTTTTGCCATTAAAGTAGAGGCACATGCATGGGTTGACCCTCGGTCATAATATGAGATAGATACTACTAATAAAAGTTGAAAGGCAAGTTCTTTGCTACAAACATGTGGTACTTTCTCCATGATGTTTAATCTCATTAatgattaattacttttttagTACTCTTATCTTGGTTTGCATCTTGCATATGTCGAACATATTCAATATGTTAGAGACGCGGCTTAATTAATTTGGTACATGGTTTTGCAATTTATTTATTCACTCACCTTTATATGCGATTTTAATGTCTTTTTCTAGCTTTGGGCTTTGACTTAAGTATCTGCACTATATTGTTACGTATGGTTTGTTGGATAAATACTtgatttttttatcaaattttggGGTTTGCATCACCCAAGCTAAAATCAAATTGTGTATCGTTTCGTGAGATTAAGTATCATATGCACCTATGCAAGATTAACTTGCTTCCTACGGTTACCCATATCTAATTAATATATAGACTTCTACCTGCATGTGGTTATCGCACAATTTTAGCAATGTTCTTAGTGGTAGATTTATAAGGATCGACAAGAACATTAGACCCCGTGATTTCCATTAAAATAGGGACAAGGGATGTAAATGTTGGCGGTCGTGTCTTCAAGAGTGACTGTGTTGTATATACGACCGACCTTTGGCGGTGACCGtcatatattattcacataatttaGTACTTATTATTCACTTGGTTTCTTCATTTCATAACGCACCACTTGTAACATGTTAAAGTTCATAATTTTCATGTTCATGTGTATCAATTTATCAAGATATTAGACGAATTCCTGTGCGTTGCGCAAcgaatattaaaaatatattgtgaAAATATTGAAGAacatatgtttaaaatggttatgttattgatattaactttgagataatatttttacactaatttatatatatatatatatatatatatatatatatatatatatatatatatatatatatatatatataatctctattattttgaacaataatattcattgacatcaactcatattcctcattaatagaattaaatataattatctatttagtattatttttaacaattattattattgattaattatatttttacttatgcgatcattttctaatttcaataatgatgttcattcaaaatacaatttatttatagttAAAATGTTGTTTATAATTttatgttattatcatttaaaattgttattcattaattttaaaccacttattattaataataaattaaataagacttttaagaaacacttaatattattattaaaatgtgaaacatacactaaataataaagtgataaaatagacaatttgcatttcaaaagagacttgcatTGATAATATGatatatctgatgggttttggtcatatgaacattcctatgtgcacatgcaaccctaatgcttggatctaggtttctctaattgaacatacattgaatccaagacttctagtggctaatatacaataacaataatatgaaatcagagattagaagtttaccttgaatcacttgcttgatcttgttgtccttgaggctttagagtcacaattgtcactcctctaatggcttacaaacaccaactagcaaggagaatgatttgagagagagaagggaagagaaattcggccagggtttcttctcgaAGCACAAGTCATGAAATCCCTTAGcctttggggtctatttatacttataaggctcctagggtttcacccttaaaccctaattggataacttaggccctaagcaatccaatacctttccatgataagccttggacgattttatggctatccttagccctagaaatcgtccaccccttatccataaaggatatatagcccaaagtgcaactatcaaacaattgacagtttatacccctttatttaattaatctctttaagtcaccaaattaattcctaattaatttatgacttatattaatcaaataataatattattattccttatattattcttataatatattaataatattccttctctcattataaatcatcttgtcaagttgctatggtgaaggcaacccaaaaggatcatgctcaaccgggtcaaatacttgcctaatatagttgtagccttagacactattccaacaatatccatgtaatttaattttattatttataattattgcttattaattttaaaaccaatTGTTATaattaataagtgaaagaaatttttaataaacacttattattataattaaaatgttaaacatatactaaaatatcaagtgataagatagacaatttgcattttaaaaaatgcttacatggataatatggataatatTACATacccatgatttttaattaattattgctttgaagcaacatgaacatacaaacatgtatacaatagttaattaaatattatatatatatatatatatatatatatatatatatatatatatatatgaccttccataacatatgatcgataacatgaatctaatctaatttacattaaaatctcaaccacaacatacaatgatattcttaaaaAGAATACTTAAgtcaagaaaatacaaaaaagaattagtatataacaaacttacaaattaaaaacttcaacataataacatggttcgaaaaattgttcaaagcCATCAAACCAATAGaaaaaactttaaacttgttttctttgtgaattttgtatgtgatttgtatttgtgtgtctactcaaaaagattgacctttttatagtagagtatccattaattgtttattaaatatattatataagttatataaccTTTGAATTATTAATCATTATTAAGACACTTTTAAGTGGTATTCATTAAAAtaagaggtttcaaatgcatgaggtgtttgcaATTTTATGGggatttcaaatgcatgaggttcaaggaaaaatgctagctttataagtatgtatgacatTATCATTTTCATTCATCTAACAACTTGATCAAACTGAGGTTTTGTGTTAAAATTTCCCAATTTACCATATTAGAATTTATAAGCTTAATCTTGTTGTTTCATGTTAAACCATGTCTACTATTCTCAATTATTCATTACCGTCAAGATTACAACTCATGCATAAGATATAAAAACATAGTTTGCATATCCCCTTCTAATTCATCATAACATGAATTACATGGTGTAATTTTTATCTTACAATATTGGAAACatgtttattcttaattcatcatCTTATTCCAAGACTCCTTACATATTAACAAGTTTCAacatctagggtttatgagaAATCGTCCATAAAAGAAAAGAAGAATACAAGGGAGAACTCACCCTCAATCCAAGTGAATGTAGCTTGAttcttgtttctttttttttttgaaatttcttGTTACTAGCTTCATATCACACCCAAGGACATGAAATTGTCCTTCCCGTGCCCTCTGTGAATGATTTGGGACATAATGGCCAGAATTAACATTATAAACATATTAGTTATGTTCCTCCAAGTTACACAATTGGGTAAAAAGACACGACCCATGTTTTTCCATCGGGTGCTAAATTTATCCAACACACTTTTAACCAGCTTACGCACAATATTTTCCAAAGTTCAAACGGgtatatctttctcatacgaacttcATTTTAGTCAATTCTTTCAATCATGTTTTATATACCGTCATGattacatttcaaaattaaaaatcgATCATTTTGACTCTATTACATTCAGCTTTCATGGTGCCAAACATCGACTATCGGCTAATAGTTTATTGGTTCCAAATATGCAAATCCTCCAAAACAACACAACTTTTTAGAGTATTATTTTACTAGcattagcatatatatatatatatatatatatatatatatatatatatatatatatatatatatatatatgttattattacaAAACCAGCTCTTTTAAAAGGGTAAGTACACccaaattactaatacaactttAAAAATGGGGTGTTACGTGAAAAACATGAAGCAAATATTTCAAACAActttaaatatgtattttttagtCTAAAAGATGTCAGAAGAGGTTTGAAGACTTTGGTTCATATCTACGCCATGAAGAGGATGCACAAACCTTTTTTAGGTCTACAATCttcaaaaaaaaacaaacattctGCAAAGCCTAATATTTGTATGTGGTCGGCACAACGCAAACAGAAGAAGCCAGGAAGTTtgccaaaaaaacaaacaacacctaaaagATAACGACCTAGTTATATAACTACAAAAATTGCCCTACAACTTTCTTTTTATTACAAACGGGGCCTTACACTTTTAATTCTCAAAACTTGCTTCTATCtttcttttatatcaaaatgtTCCCAATAGTTTTAGCAACTTAACATATTATCTTTAACTTAACAAATAGCTTGACAAAGAAATATCCCGCAAATTTACTTACAAAGAATTAACACCAGCAAAGGGGGTCGTGACATCATGGCTTTTTGTTTTTCATTAGGCTATACGGAGTGCCCATGAGCATCTTACACATAAAGATGTGCCACATGAGCTAACAAATGCAGCCACTAACTTCATACAAGATATAGGAAATGGTGTTTGGATGCAGGTTAGTTAGGAAGAAAGAGAGATATAATAGGAGAAGTAGAGTGAGAAAGAGAAAGGGAGGAAGGAGCGAGATTGTGAGGTTCCACAGTAGGAGTCACCAGCCATTACAATGGTCAGGGTTGGGGGTGGTGTTTGGATCAAACTTACATGTGACATGGCCTTTCCATGTCACCTTGTGTGTTGGAGTTGATTAGAACCCTAGGAAATGGTGGTGGCTGGAAATTAGGAATACATGCTGCCAATGATACATTATATTATTGCAAGTATTCTTGCATTTGTTATGCATCGAATTGGGATTGGGATTTGGATTGAGATTGGGATGATGTTGAAGTGGAAGCCTTTGCTCGTTCATTTGGAATTAGACCGAAGTTGATGGTTGGTCTCCTACCCACTCCACGAGTATGCCCGCGTCTCGTCTTGAAGGCACGTGCGAGATATTCTTCCTCGTTTACTTCTCGGCCTTCCCCGACCCCGCTTTGCATTTTCGCGTATTTGTCTTGAATTTTCtcctaaaataaagaaaacaataaacatatgataattaaaacaaacaaccaaatttaaacattaaaataataataatatacctaCCCCAAATTTTCGTTGTTCACGTGCTTCTTGATTCTATTGTTTGATTGGAATAAATCTAATTACACGCATTCATTGAAAGTACTACTTTCATATATACCTTGTGGAACGTTGTTATGCATACAACCTGTTTCTTTAAATGTCTAAGCGAGGGTATAGTGACCGTGGCAAGAAATTTTTTAATGGATTAAAAAGGTTTCATAGTGTATGAGTATCCAAGATATGCATATTTATCATCTTGTTGTTGGCCTATGTTATAGCTTCTGGGTGCGTCAGTTtatatttttgtttggttttctgCTTTTTTTTCATACCATCTTTATCTGTATTTAATGTATTACATCATTCATCTcatgtcattatggaattattaattctcttttaattaaacactttaattaatttaataaagtccctAAGGATTAATTTAAGCTACAAAAATActtcaaggttctaaatataaaaaaattcaaaagtaaaaactatttaattaatttttttaatttatgaacccaagagttacCACTTTTTAATTACAAGAGTTTCTTAATTAgagacttttcaaataccaaaacttgagggaaagttttgtaactcttgaacaACCAttgatttccataacttatgtgtttaatgtggtttttatgaaaacaactgttcatgttccataacttgaggacaaattatggaggaCTTTAAAAAACATTTAAGATCAATTTTTACCAAGCAAAATTATCATAGAATTTATCTAcgatctagttaaactcataagtcaagcaattcatatcaacaatttgcaAGAAATTAGCATAATCatgtaaactaatacaaatcttgaaattttgacaattatcgtttaattggatgaggataatcattaacataccaacaaaatcaaattttatgaactaaaacattttgtggtaatgatcctaatccaaaacatgcaaaaaaacccaaaaatctGCCATCAGAAGcatcaacttgtcgagtacaTGAACATGACTCACGGAGTTGACTTTAtactgagtggactcggcgagttcattagtCAGAGGCTATAAAATCGATttttccaactttaaaaattaAGCCATGCAtcaaaatataatagaaaacaatcctaggctatgatactactgttgggttttgtatactacaacaccctatggtgcacatgatggattttgagcatttcatcaatcctatggtgcacatgcaaaccctcaAGCTTAAGATCTAGTTTCTCTaatgtacatgcaataatcatcaaaagctcataaaccctagatctagcatactacaatcgaaattaacatatgattagggtttagatcttacattGATTGTtctgtagcaataacaatcacaatcctcctcgatcttgacttctgctccaagtgttgcacctctaatggtgtcacaaacaccactagcaataaggatgaacaagagagagggggggggggggggggggaagaggCACAAAAACGtccaaaatcatccaagaaagcttagccacgtttttgggagcCTTAAGGGTCATTATATAGTTGAGGTTTCTAAGGTTATCAACTTGGAAACCTTAATCCAGTTGCTATGTCCTTAAGAACCCAAAGGATCTTTCTAGAAGGTCCTTTAGACGATTTATATATGGACTCTCATATAGAATTCATCCACTGCTTCCTTATGGATCCTAttcccaactttgtaactatcttatagTTACAATATcgatcccctttatttaattaatctcttttgatcacaaaattaattctaaattaattcttgatctatattaattaaacaatatgatttttcttttaatatattattcacataatatattgataatacataattaatcctctttctctttaattcatcctatcagttgctatggtcaAGGCAACCCACAAGGACCATGCTCattatcaggtcaagtacataccaaaatagttatgggcttagacacctaatttaacagtctcccacttggataagtctaataactattttgcaagtacgacttcataatccgattagcaatcgtagctttcaaaagtcgcttcaactctgatcttatcagtaacgcgtcctttagataagggatcatgtattcctccattctagatatcgtataaacatgagacattgattataatcattctctctgtctatgtgttgtttcccgattttccgatttatgacgaatgacaacagactacaattgaactcaccaacttagtccaggcttggccaagcgcttaaggtgtcatcaataaatcatcgaggggcccacaaatatcacatttatcccacattgggtaaaatgaacgaataaacttcgactcaaatgcttgcttgtaattactcatcaaatcatacacaacaatatgttttataacaccaagttagtgGTGTGTTtagatattatcaatgtgcaaccgagttgcaaactacaactcacatgtctccttTTCAAGAATATATGACATTATTGTCttacaatcactcatgataaaatctgtgaagtgattcacgtgagcgtgagtttattccaatacttaaatcttatttcaggagcactcatgaacactgcaacagacttttgctatgtctaaaacgctTTAGAccatctacagtcggattcatgacaatctagcttcaatacctacttgCAAAGTATTTATcggctgtggatggtttgaataatcttattattcaggaagtcagaacatgcaaagtgaaacacaagaataatactaatcctatatggccccaaacttttgagtacaaataaaacacttttatttatcaccatattgattactcattattcattgtataatatttcgaataatcaacttattacttgaattataacaatagttctcccatgctccaagcatgcacacaatgtttacataGGGTCCataatttgtgaaatagatcaattgaacacatttccaatgatactcGTTTCTCAACTCCTAATCCTTGTCATAAGTGTAAgcataccaaattcttgccattattagaatatgttagattctaacattttatgcaacgatcctttcataatgtcacatcaccaaagtcaccaagactttgctaATGATATTATAAAGTGCTCTATAGGAGATTGTTACAAggcaattccatagatatgaagtctcacattcaaagtacatttctttgaacatccttcttgcataaaagtttctaatctagacatagattcttgatatccaactcccaatatgaaaaacattttcatattttccatacgacaactcattattaattgaatcatatctaatcataataatgtcattatggtccattcgttactatacttccaactacccaCAAGGACCAaaccttagcgaaccttagatcgtcattgacagttgtttaactactttagtcatatccggttctagtctttttccctcttaatgccctaggcattttgaaaatacaaaacagtcgaatattacaacatatgtaatcgatcctatgtTGAACCCTTTCAACATAACATTTGTATATgtcatttgactaaatttgattaaaatttttcgatctaagcttttagatttgaaatgaagtataaatttctctcccttaattatagcaaaacaagttttcaacct includes these proteins:
- the LOC111882916 gene encoding wall-associated receptor kinase 5; the protein is MLALAWIIRIFFSIQKRKLMKLREKFFEQNGGVLLKQKLNSQDDTYTMTVYSIEQLRKAIDNYSNERIVGRRGFGVVYKGVLSDKRVVAIKKSISVGKTEKEQFINEVLVITKIIHGNVIKLLGCRLEDKVPILVYEFNPNNTLFHHIHNEEGGTSWSSWETRLRLVAEAASALAYLHSHATTPIMHRGVKSANILLDDDFSAKLSDFGISMLFSIKEENVNTVVQGTLGYLDPKYQHTHTQYKRKEACV